One window of the Benincasa hispida cultivar B227 chromosome 3, ASM972705v1, whole genome shotgun sequence genome contains the following:
- the LOC120073610 gene encoding LOW QUALITY PROTEIN: uncharacterized protein LOC120073610 (The sequence of the model RefSeq protein was modified relative to this genomic sequence to represent the inferred CDS: inserted 2 bases in 2 codons): MVSELGDETLAVMEENHPQSSSVDGSSSFDMKIVIRVTVKECFQAALPELLFAVQLQLTESRRQWELPHLIEVSIGLLHTKSNRTREDQIDPVTIGVQSRILGQRPTLSLREVCSEVRLEEDRSHAMNNPVVVSTGASAKSTGASAFVTKASSADGDKKPTPVCEHCKKPCAGNERIRIADGSFSPVAGKGNTSPFDGXVLCDTLHVPKISYNLLSVSKITRDLNCKAIFSPDSVVFQDQKLGMTIGIARHDRGLYFLSDDASSREDHRTGFMSLNFSTSENDFIESGESEKLENHDASLDLLIALRKSTRSCAKYFMHNYMTYSNLSPEFKAFTTSLDTIMVPSSIHEAMEISEWKTAVTEEMRALLKNGTWEQVPLPEGHKTVGCKWVFTTYGVDYSETFSPMSRLNTILVLLSIAVNKDWPLHQLDVXNAFLNGELEEEIYMSPPLGFESQEGISVSQRKYTLDLLKETGMTECKPADTPMEYNAKLGVINNKVPVNKERYQRLVGKLIYLSHTRPDISYAVSVVSQFMQAPYEEHMTAVERILWYLKGTPSKGLMFRKSEKRTIEAYTDSDWAGSVVDRKSTSAYCTFVWGNLVTWRSKKQGVVARSSAEAEYRAMSLGICEEIWLKNVLSDLYQDSELPMKLFCDNKAERSIANNLV; the protein is encoded by the exons atggtatcagagcttggGGACGAAACCCTAGCCGTTATGGAAGAGAACCATCCACAGTCATCTTCTGTTGATGGATCTTCGAGTTTTGACATGAAAATTGTTATTCGAGTGACTGTGAAGGAGTGTTTTCAAGCAGCCTTACCAGAGTTACTTTTTGCCGTCCAGTTGCAGTTGACGGAGAGTCGTCGTCAGTGGGAGCTGCCTCACCTAATAGAAGTGTCGATCGGGCTTCTCCATACAAAATCCAACCGAACTCGCGAAGATCAGATAGATCCGGTAACGATCGG TGTTCAGAGTCGCATATTGGGTCAACGACCTACTCTTTCTCTCAGAGAAGTTTGTTCAGAGGTTCGACTAGAAGAGGATCGGTCACATGCTATGAACAATCCTGTGGTTGTTTCCACTGGTGCATCAGCCAAATCCACTGGTGCATCAGCCTTTGTTACAAAGGCTTCCAGTGCCGACGGTGATAAAAAGCCCACACCTGTTTGTGAGCATTGCAAGAAGCCATG TGCGGGAAATGAACGTATTAGAATTGCAGACGGGTCTTTTTCCCCAGTTGCGGGGAAAGGAAACACCTCTCCTTTTGATG TAGTACTATGTGATACACTTCATGTgcctaaaatttcatataatcttttatcggtcagtaaaattacaagagaTCTGAATTGTAAGGCCATTTTCTCACCAGATTCTGTTGTGTTTCAGGATCAGAAGTTGGGGATGACGATTGGCATTGCCCGACATGATAGGGGGCTCTACTTCCTTTCTGATGATGCTTCTTCTAGAGAAGATCATAGAACTGGttttatgtctttaaatttttctactTCCGAAAATGACTTTAT TGAgagtggagaaagcgaga AGTTGGAAAATCATGATGCCTCTCTTGATCTTCTTATAGCACTGAGGAAAAGTACTCGTTCATGCGCGAAGTACTTTATGCACAACTACATGACATATAGTAATCTGTCTCCCGAATTTAAAGCCTTCACTACCAGCTTGGACACTATCATGGTCCCAAGTAGTATTCATGAAGCAATGGAGATTTCTGAATGGAAAACAGCTGTTACGGAAGAAATGAGGGCTCTTTTGAAAAATGGAACGTGGGAACAGGTGCCTTTACCTGAAGGACACAAGACAGTTGGATGTAAATGGGTATTCACC ACCTACGGAGTTGATTACTCTGAAACATTCTCTCCCATGTCCAGACTTAACACTATTCTGGTTTTGTTGTCGATTGCAGTAAACAAAGATTGGCCACTTCACCAGTTAGATG AAAATGCATTCCTGAATGGAGAACTTGAAGAGGAAATCTATATGAGTCCTCCTCTTGGATTCGAGAGTCA AGAAGGTATTTCAGTATCGCAACGGAAATATACACTGGACTTACTCAAAGAAACAGGCATGACTGAGTGTAAACCCGCTGACACACCCATGGAGTATAATGCAAAACTTGGTGTTATAAACAACAAAGTTCCTGTTAACAAGGAAAGGTATCAGAGGTTGGTTGGAAAGCTGATCTACCTGTCccatacaagaccagatatttcaTATGCAGTAAGCGTGGTAAGCCAGTTTATGCAAGCTCCCTATGAGGAGCATATGACTGCAGTTGAGCGTATTCTTTGGTACTTGAAGGGTACTCCTAGTAAGGGTCTGATGTTCAGGAAGTCTGAAAAAAGGACTATTGAAGCTTATACCGATTCTGATTGGGCAGGCTCTGTTGTTGATAGAAAGTCAACCTCTGCGTATTGCACCTTTGTCTGGGGTAACCTTGTCACCTGGCGAAGTAAGAAACAGGGAGTGGTGGCCAGGAGTAGCGCTGAAGCTGAGTACAGGGCAATGAGCttagggatatgtgaagaaatctggttgaagaatGTGCTGTCTGATCTTTACCAAGATAGTGAGCttccaatgaaattgttttgtgataataaagcaGAAAGAAGCATCGCAAACAATCTAGTCTAG